The Hemicordylus capensis ecotype Gifberg chromosome 6, rHemCap1.1.pri, whole genome shotgun sequence genome window below encodes:
- the PSME2 gene encoding proteasome activator complex subunit 2 produces the protein MARSCTIRVSQETREKMGLFKESLYKEGEEFLSKFLPAKILQLDQFLRDDSMNVKDLAALRTPLDIPIPDPPPKDDEMETEKETKEPPKCGYLKGNEAIISLLDQVKPEVREFKEKCILVTTWIQYMIPKIEDGNDFGVAVQEKVLERITALKTKAEAFQTTIAKYFLERGDAVAKASKDTHVMDYRCLVHERDEAVYREIQTMVLDIRGFYAELYHILSRNLEKLTNPKGEEKPSMY, from the exons ATGGCCAGATCCTGCACCATCCGAGTCAGCCAAGAGACCCGTGAAAAG ATGGGCCTTTTCAAAGAGTCTCTTTATAAAGAG GGCGAAGAATTTCTCTCCAAATTTTTGCCAGCAAAAATATTACAGTTGGATCAGTTCTTGAGG GATGACTCAATGAATGTTAAAGATTTAGCTGCACTCCGAACCCCTCTGGATATCCCCATTCCAGACCCCCCACCCAAAGATGATGAG ATGGAGACAGAGAAGGAAACCAAAGAAC CACCAAAATGTGGCTACCTCAAGGGTAACGAGGCTATTATTTCGCTGTTGGATCAGGTCAAGCCTGAAGTTAGAGAGTTCAAGGAGAAATGCATATTG GTTACAACTTGGATTCAGTACATGATTCCCAAAATAGAGGACGGCAATGATTTTGGGGTAGCTGTCCAG GAGAAGGTTCTAGAACGTATCACAGCCCTGAAGACCAAGGCAGAGGCCTTCCAGACCACCATTGCCAA GTATTTTTTAGAGCGTGGAGATGCTGTGGCTAAGGCTTCCAAGGACACCCATGTG ATGGATTACCGGTGCCTTGTTCATGAACGCGATGAGGCTGTGTACAGGGAAATCCAGACCATGGTGCTTGACATCCGTGGGTTCTAT GCTGAGCTGTATCACATCCTGAGCAGAAACCTAGAGAAGTTGACTAATCCCAAGGGGGAAGAGAAGCCATCGATGTACTGA
- the EMC9 gene encoding ER membrane protein complex subunit 9 isoform X2, translated as MCSRAKRMGEVEISTRAYVKMCLHAARYPHAAVNGLLLAQRHRATLAGSLECLCITDCVPLFHNNLSLTVMLEVALNQVDVWSSQSDLLLAGYYQANSGIDDKSPSLLAQKAAGRIVELNEDAVLIMLDNRKLTINSRVPSIIVLEHKDRQWVPKDKNLVMWSDWESSHHICKSLLEAKAYTQLVDFDAHLDDIRKDWTNQQLNTEIAQLVSVANGSA; from the exons ATGTGCAGCAGAGCCAAGAG GATGGGTGAAGTGGAAATCTCAACCCGGGCATATGTCAAGATGTGCCTTCACGCTGCACGCTACCCCCACGCTGCAGTGAACGGGCTGCTCTTGGCTCAAAGGCATCGGGCAACGCTGGCCGGGTCACTAGAGTGCCTCTGCATCACAGACTGCGTCCCCCTCTTCCACAACAACCTTTCCCTCACTGtcatgctggaggtggccttgaACCAG GTTGACGTTTGGAGCTCACAGTCAGACTTGCTCCTGGCCGGCTATTACCAGGCCAACTCTGGGATTGACGACAAGAG TCCTTCCCTCCTTGCACAAAAGGCTGCTGGACGCATTGTGGAATTAAACGAGGATGCCGTGCTGATCATG CTGGATAATCGCAAGTTGACAATAAATTCCCGGGTCCCTTCAATAATTGTTTTGGAGCACAAAGATCGACAGTGGGTCCCCAAAGACAAGAACCT ggtCATGTGGAGTGACTGGGAATCCTCCCATCACATCTGCAAATCCCTCCTGGAAGCCAAAGCATACACCCAATTGGTTGACTTTGATGCCCACCTGGATGACATCAGGAAGGACTGGACCAATCAGCAGCTCAACACAGAAATTGCTCAGCTGGTGTCAGTAGCCAATGGCAGTGCGTGA
- the EMC9 gene encoding ER membrane protein complex subunit 9 isoform X1, with protein sequence MGEVEISTRAYVKMCLHAARYPHAAVNGLLLAQRHRATLAGSLECLCITDCVPLFHNNLSLTVMLEVALNQVDVWSSQSDLLLAGYYQANSGIDDKSPSLLAQKAAGRIVELNEDAVLIMLDNRKLTINSRVPSIIVLEHKDRQWVPKDKNLVMWSDWESSHHICKSLLEAKAYTQLVDFDAHLDDIRKDWTNQQLNTEIAQLVSVANGSA encoded by the exons ATGGGTGAAGTGGAAATCTCAACCCGGGCATATGTCAAGATGTGCCTTCACGCTGCACGCTACCCCCACGCTGCAGTGAACGGGCTGCTCTTGGCTCAAAGGCATCGGGCAACGCTGGCCGGGTCACTAGAGTGCCTCTGCATCACAGACTGCGTCCCCCTCTTCCACAACAACCTTTCCCTCACTGtcatgctggaggtggccttgaACCAG GTTGACGTTTGGAGCTCACAGTCAGACTTGCTCCTGGCCGGCTATTACCAGGCCAACTCTGGGATTGACGACAAGAG TCCTTCCCTCCTTGCACAAAAGGCTGCTGGACGCATTGTGGAATTAAACGAGGATGCCGTGCTGATCATG CTGGATAATCGCAAGTTGACAATAAATTCCCGGGTCCCTTCAATAATTGTTTTGGAGCACAAAGATCGACAGTGGGTCCCCAAAGACAAGAACCT ggtCATGTGGAGTGACTGGGAATCCTCCCATCACATCTGCAAATCCCTCCTGGAAGCCAAAGCATACACCCAATTGGTTGACTTTGATGCCCACCTGGATGACATCAGGAAGGACTGGACCAATCAGCAGCTCAACACAGAAATTGCTCAGCTGGTGTCAGTAGCCAATGGCAGTGCGTGA